Proteins co-encoded in one Leucobacter exalbidus genomic window:
- a CDS encoding FAD-dependent oxidoreductase has translation MSDTHPVIIIGAGPVGLAAAAHLLERGQEVRVLEAGAGVGAAVQSWGHIKLFSTWQYNIDAAARRLLETQVPGYSAQWQAPRATRLPTGAELVSEYLAPLAAHPALSTHISYGHRVTGISRVQPDGSGVDKTRSVGRDESLFLVRTETESGVTDLVARAVIDASGTWGQPNPVGRSGLPALGEATARELGRITSPLPDPLGSDTVAFAGKTVLVLGAGHSAANTLISLGRLRQRDPDTTVLWGLRAKANPVRLYGGGNADELPARGQLGISLRRFVENGDITIVEDASVVSLTAGEQVTVSLADGRHLAVDLVVPATGFRPDLSLLSELRLDIDEIVEAPRELGPLIDPQFHSCGTVTAHGERVLSHPEPNFYIVGMKSYGRAPTFLMATGYEQVRSIAAFLAGDRAAADQVELELPETGVCSTDLGGSCDLPVVTEAAESCCAAPPAPITIGFATGTLHGHAELVAEEQQN, from the coding sequence GTGAGCGATACCCACCCCGTCATCATTATTGGCGCAGGTCCCGTCGGCCTCGCCGCCGCCGCACACCTGCTTGAGCGGGGCCAAGAGGTGCGCGTACTTGAAGCGGGTGCAGGCGTAGGCGCGGCCGTGCAATCGTGGGGCCACATCAAACTCTTCTCGACCTGGCAGTACAACATCGATGCCGCGGCACGCAGGTTGCTCGAAACGCAGGTGCCGGGGTACAGCGCCCAGTGGCAGGCGCCGCGAGCGACTCGTCTCCCCACGGGGGCCGAGCTGGTGAGCGAGTACCTGGCGCCGTTGGCGGCGCATCCCGCATTGTCTACGCACATCAGCTATGGCCACCGGGTGACCGGCATCAGCCGAGTGCAGCCCGATGGCAGCGGGGTCGATAAAACCCGGTCAGTCGGCCGCGATGAATCACTCTTTCTCGTACGCACTGAAACAGAATCGGGCGTGACTGACCTCGTCGCCCGTGCAGTGATTGACGCTTCAGGAACCTGGGGCCAGCCCAACCCGGTGGGCCGTTCGGGGCTTCCTGCTCTGGGCGAAGCCACGGCGCGAGAGTTGGGGCGCATCACCTCGCCCCTGCCTGACCCGCTGGGGAGCGACACCGTGGCATTCGCCGGTAAAACGGTGCTCGTGCTGGGGGCCGGGCACTCGGCAGCGAATACCCTCATCAGCCTGGGCCGGTTGCGCCAGCGTGATCCCGACACCACCGTGCTCTGGGGGCTGCGCGCGAAGGCAAACCCCGTGCGGCTCTACGGCGGCGGAAACGCCGATGAACTCCCCGCGCGCGGCCAACTCGGCATCAGCCTGCGCCGCTTCGTCGAAAACGGCGACATCACCATCGTGGAAGATGCCTCGGTGGTCTCGCTTACCGCGGGGGAGCAGGTGACGGTGTCGCTCGCTGACGGCCGACACCTTGCAGTCGACCTCGTGGTCCCAGCGACCGGGTTTCGGCCTGACCTCTCGCTGCTGTCAGAGCTGCGGCTCGACATAGACGAGATCGTCGAAGCGCCACGAGAACTGGGCCCGCTTATTGACCCGCAGTTCCACAGCTGTGGCACGGTGACGGCCCACGGCGAACGCGTGCTCTCGCACCCCGAGCCGAATTTTTACATTGTGGGCATGAAGAGTTACGGCCGTGCTCCCACGTTCCTCATGGCCACCGGCTACGAACAGGTCCGCTCGATCGCGGCATTCCTTGCGGGGGATCGCGCCGCAGCAGACCAAGTTGAGCTCGAGCTCCCCGAAACCGGGGTGTGTTCCACCGACCTTGGGGGTTCCTGCGATCTCCCGGTAGTAACCGAAGCCGCCGAAAGCTGCTGCGCAGCCCCGCCAGCACCCATCACCATCGGATTTGCCACGGGCACCCTGCACGGGCATGCCGAGTTGGTGGCTGAAGAGCAGCAAAACTAG
- a CDS encoding HAD family hydrolase, whose protein sequence is MINGFDAHLFDLDGVITPTVILHRRAWRETFDELFTQLGLAPYREEEYFSYLDGLPRFAGVATLCAARGIELPDGASGDVGLSSIAGVGNLKNQRFAELLERDGIEAYPGSLQLMHQLTVAHKPMAIVSSSRNADAVLRAAGILARFDAIVDGERAAQEGLPGKPAPDTFVRGAELLGLAPANIVVYEDAESGVAAARAGGFGLVVGVDRGAGRAALERAGAHHVVADLGELVG, encoded by the coding sequence GTGATCAACGGATTTGATGCCCACCTGTTCGATCTCGACGGGGTGATTACCCCCACGGTAATACTGCATCGCCGCGCTTGGCGCGAAACATTCGATGAACTTTTCACGCAGCTGGGGCTCGCCCCCTACCGCGAAGAAGAATACTTCTCGTACCTCGACGGTCTGCCACGGTTTGCTGGGGTGGCCACGCTGTGCGCGGCCCGCGGCATCGAACTCCCCGATGGGGCGTCGGGCGACGTGGGGCTCAGCAGCATCGCCGGGGTCGGCAATCTGAAAAACCAGCGCTTCGCCGAGTTGCTCGAACGCGATGGCATCGAAGCGTACCCCGGCTCGCTGCAGCTGATGCATCAGCTCACGGTGGCCCATAAGCCCATGGCCATCGTGTCGAGCTCGCGCAACGCCGATGCGGTGCTGCGCGCGGCCGGTATTCTCGCACGGTTTGACGCCATTGTCGATGGTGAACGGGCGGCCCAAGAAGGGTTGCCCGGCAAGCCCGCGCCCGATACGTTTGTGCGAGGTGCCGAACTCTTAGGGCTCGCGCCCGCGAACATCGTGGTGTACGAAGACGCAGAATCAGGGGTGGCCGCGGCCCGCGCAGGTGGGTTCGGTTTGGTGGTGGGCGTCGACCGGGGGGCCGGGCGCGCAGCGCTCGAACGCGCCGGCGCACATCACGTAGTGGCAGATCTAGGGGAGCTGGTGGGATGA